Proteins encoded by one window of Crassostrea angulata isolate pt1a10 chromosome 9, ASM2561291v2, whole genome shotgun sequence:
- the LOC128163801 gene encoding uncharacterized protein LOC128163801, whose product MDPPRSAQDVLRCDLCETPVPPMYCDICHIHLCKACVGEHLSEFAKEHKIVPFEKRGSTTKCPNHSSKICENYCEQCDIPICAQCISSTKHQGHTFVHIVKILQKQKSVLQKDLQELEKLIFPKYQEIATEIPVQRATLYTSSQKIASDISRHGEEMHSEIDLIVKKLKSDLDEMDSKYFTVLNKHENDIKHMLCDITQTIADLRKLVNSDDTGLISAYKSRNAELRRLPPKLKITLPSFSPQKIDQHQIYEHFGSLSELSIKTAIEEHNYTMDSASTEHFPPERSLIDLPQIITEINTDYTYPENVSCLSDEDIWIGGKSNILKLYNLQRGLLKSIQTKSGNCAADLAVTRNGDLVYTDKTNRTVNMVKNKEMQTVITLQGWMPCGVCSTSSGDILVAMNNDDWKTPSKVVRYSGSTEKQSIQYNDNGQALYSSDSCTKFVSENRNLDICVSDYRKRAVVVVNQARKFRFTYTGLPSSTEKPFDPCGITTDSQSNILIADHDNHGIHIIDKDGQFLRFIDNCHLEKPFGLCVDTRDNLFVADKKTCKVKKIQYYK is encoded by the exons ATGGACCCTCCACGTAGcgcccaggatgtgttacggtgtgaTCTCTGTGAGACACCGGTTCCTCCTATGTACTGCGACATTTGCCATATTCATTTGTGTAAAGCATGTGTAGGAGAACATCTTTCCGAGTTTGCAAAAGAACACAAAATTGTACCGTTTGAAAAGCGAGGATCTACAACTAAATGCCCAAATCATTCctcaaaaatatgtgaaaattATTGTGAACAATGCGACATTCCAATCTGTGCGCAGTGCATTTCTTCCACAAAACATCAAGGTCATACATTTGTCCACATAGTGAAAATACTGCAAAAACAGAAGTCAGTTTTACAGAAAGATTTACAAGAATTAGAGAAGTTAATTTTTCCCAAATATCAAGAGATTGCAACAGAAATCCCGGTTCAGAGAGCTACCCTTTATACATCTTCACAGAAGATTGCCTCGGATATCAGCAGACATGGAGAAGAAATGCACAGCGAAATAGATCTGATTGTCAAGAAACTAAAATCTGATCTTGATGAAATGGACTCCAAATATTTTACTGTCCTAAATAAGCATGAAAATGACATCAAACATATGCTGTGTGATATCACACAGACAATTGCAGATCTGAGAAAATTAGTAAATTCCGATGACACGGGCCTTATatctgcctacaaatccagaAATGCAGAACTCAGAAGATTGCCACCTAAACTGAAGATCACTTTACCAAGCTTTTCTCCCCAGAAAATTGATCAGCACCAAATATACGAACACTTTGGCTCTCTATcagaattatcaattaaaacggctattg aagaacacAACTACACAATGGATTCTGCGAGTACTGAGCACTTTCCACCAGAGAGGTCCCTTATTGATCTGCCACAGATCATCACAGAGATAAACACCGATTATACATATCCTGAAAACGTGTCCTGTCTGAGTGATGAGGACATCTGGATTGGGGGTAAGAGCAACATTTTGAAACTGTACAACCTCCAAAGAGGACTACTGAAGTcaatccaaaccaagtcagggaactgTGCAGCGGACTTAGCAGTAACAAGAAATGGGGATCTGGTTTATACAGATAAAACAAACAGAACTGTAAACATGGTGAAGAATAAAGAAATGCAGACAGTGATCACACTACAGGGATGGATGCCTTgcggtgtctgtagtacctcctctggtgataTCCTGGTTGCTATGAACAATGATGATTGGAAAACACCATCAAAAGTTGTGCGTTATTCTGGTTccactgagaaacaaagtatacAGTACAATGACAATGGACAAGCTCTCTATTCATCAGATAGTTGTACTAAATTCGTAAGCGAAAACAGGAATCTAGATATATGTGTGTCTGATTATAGAAAACGTGCAGTAGTGGTAGTCAACCAGGCAAGGAAATTCCGATTTACGTACACTGGTCTTCCCTCTTCTACAGAGAAACCATTTGATCCATGTGGCATCACTACAGACAGCCAAAGTAATATCCTGATAGCAGATCATGACAACCATGGTATCCACATTATCGATAAAGACGGCCAGTTTCTCCGATTTATTGACAACTGCCATTTGGAGAAACCTTTCGGTCTATGTGTAGACACAAGAGACAATCTCTTTGTGGCTGATAAGAAAAcatgtaaagtaaagaaaattcaatattacaaGTAA